From Sardina pilchardus chromosome 9, fSarPil1.1, whole genome shotgun sequence, a single genomic window includes:
- the stk38b gene encoding serine/threonine-protein kinase 38 yields MATRGHSSGSSMSNHTKERVTMAKVTLENFYSNLIAQHEEREMRQQKLEKVMDEEGLPEEEKRMRRSEHARKETEFLRLKRTRLGLDDFESLKVIGRGAFGEVRLVQKKDTGHVYAMKILRKADMLEKEQVGHIRAERDILVQADSLWVVKMFYSFQDKLNLYLLMEFLPGGDMMTLLMKKDTLTEEETQFYVAETVLAIDSIHQLGFIHRDIKPDNLLLDSKGHVKLSDFGLCTGLKKAHRTEFYRNLNHSLSNDFTSQNMNSKRKAETWKRNRRQLAFSTVGTPDYIAPEVFMQTGYNKLCDWWSLGVIMYEMLIGYPPFCSETPQETYKKVMNWKETLVFPPEVPISERAKALILRFCCEWEHRIGATGVEEIKRNPFFEGVDYDHIRERPAAIPIEIKSIDDTSNFDEFPESDILQPAAPVVASNHSEADYKNKDWVFINYTYKRFEGLTARGAIPSYMKGGKR; encoded by the exons ATGGCAACGAGAGGTCACTCTTCTGGCTCCTCAATGAGTAACcacacaaaagagagagtgaccaTGGCCAAGGTGACCCTGGAAAACTTCTACAGTAACCTGATTGCCCAGCATGAGGAGAGGGAAATGAG GCAGCAGAAGCTGGAGAAGGTCATGGATGAAGAGGGGCTGCCTGAAGAGGAG AAGCGTATGAGGCGTTCTGAGCATGCTCGGAAGGAGACAGAGTTCCTGCGGCTCAAGAGGACTAGATTGGGTTTGGATGACTTTGAATCCCTCAAAGTGATTGGACGAGGTGCTTTTGGAGAG GTGCGCCTGGTTCAGAAGAAGGACACGGGTCATGTGTATGCTATGAAAATCCTGCGTAAAGCAGACATGCTGGAAAAGGAACAG GTTGGCCATATCCGAGCGGAGAGGGATATTCTGGTGCAGGCTGACAGTCTGTGGGTGGTCAAGATGTTCTACAGCTTCCAGGACAAGCTGAACCTCTACCTTCTAATGGAGTTTCTGCCAGGGG GGGACATGATGACACTGCTGATGAAAAAGGACACCCTGACGGAGGAGGAAACGCAGTTCTATGTGGCGGAGACTGTGCTGGCCATCGACTCCATCCACCAGCTTGGCTTCATTCACAGGGACATCAAACCAGACAACCTGCTGCTGGACtcaaag GGCCACGTCAAGCTGTCAGACTTTGGCCTATGCACAGGACTCAAGAAGGCCCATCGCACAGAATTCTACAGGAATCTCAACCATAGTCTGTCCAATGACTTCA CTTCTCAGAACATGAACTCCAAGAGGAAGGCTGAGACCTGGAAGAGGAATCGTCGGCAGCTG GCCTTCTCCACAGTGGGCACCCCCGACTACATCGCTCCCGAGGTCTTCATGCAGACAGGCTACAACAAGCTCTGTGATTGGTGGAGCCTCGGAGTCATCATGTACGAGATGCTCATCG GCTACCCTCCGTTCTGCTCGGAGACGCCGCAGGAGACCTACAAGAAGGTGATGAACTGGAAGGAGACGCTGGTGTTCCCTCCTGAGGTGCCCATCTCCGAGAGGGCCAAGGCCCTCATTCTCAG ATTCTGCTGTGAGTGGGAACATCGCATTGGTGCCACTGGTGTGGAGGAGATTAAGAGGAACCCTTTCTTTGAGGGCGTGGATTATGACCACATCAG GGAGAGACCAGCTGCCATTCCAATCGAGATCAAGAGCATTGATGACACATCCAACTTCGATGAATTCCCAGAGTCTGACATTCTGCAACCTGCAG CTCCTGTCGTTGCGAGCAACCACTCTGAGGCCGACTACAAGAACAAGGACTGGGTCTTCATCAACTACACCTACAAGCGCTTTGAGGGCCTCACCGCCCGTGGAGCCATCCCCTCGTACATGAAGGGAGGGAAAAGATAA